Proteins found in one Nostoc sp. NIES-3756 genomic segment:
- a CDS encoding ABC transporter ATP-binding protein/permease, translated as MTAQVLQSKPATNPFSDFFQFWDNVKAIAAPYWYPTKPGERAFSDVIRAWVILILLLLVIILYVGINAGNTFIHRYLIDVIIQEKDYSKFTSTISIYAVGIVSITLLLGFNKFLRRQIALDWYQWLEKNILNKYLRKRAYYKINFKADIDNPDQRLSQEIEPITSSAINFSATFLEKALEMMTFLVIIWTISQQIAIVIIIYTIICNFIGGYLNQEFIKINQAELESKGDYSYALTHVRNHAESIAFYQGEQQELNIIQRRFLNLVKNIKRKIGWERNQAIFNRGYRGAIELGMLLVLAPLYIKGDIDFGQVGQATTASYQFAAALEELIRELGVSGRFSSYVERLSEFSNALQEVSKQPENVSTIKTIEENQFAFENVTLQTPNYEQVIVENLSVSVQPGEGLLIVGPSGRGKSSLLRAIAGLWNAGTGRLVRPPLEEVLFLPQRPYIILGTLREQLLYPKTNHQMTDVELKAILRQVNLQNLLNRVEGFDTEVPWENILSLGEQQRLAFARLLVTHPRFTILDEATSALDLKNEGSLYQQLKETKTTFISVGHRESLFDYHQWVLELTDESNWQLMTIEDYRNKKNLAHNSPENTQISPSNESQNKLDILNQKDTSEGLSHKEMSELTNYSINTIRSKGSKGDFITTKDGFTYRYDKDSKVMKWIRV; from the coding sequence ATGACAGCCCAAGTTCTTCAATCTAAACCTGCAACAAATCCTTTTTCAGACTTTTTCCAATTTTGGGATAATGTAAAAGCGATCGCAGCCCCTTATTGGTATCCAACCAAGCCAGGGGAAAGAGCATTTTCAGACGTAATTCGTGCATGGGTAATCCTGATTTTACTCTTATTAGTAATAATTTTATATGTAGGTATAAATGCTGGCAACACCTTTATTCATCGCTACCTAATCGATGTCATTATTCAAGAAAAAGATTACTCTAAATTTACTTCTACTATCTCAATCTATGCTGTTGGCATTGTTTCCATAACGCTTTTGCTTGGATTTAATAAATTTCTCAGAAGACAAATTGCTCTTGATTGGTATCAATGGCTTGAAAAGAATATATTAAATAAATATTTGAGAAAACGTGCTTATTATAAAATCAACTTTAAAGCCGATATCGATAACCCAGATCAACGCTTATCCCAAGAAATTGAACCAATTACAAGTAGTGCTATTAACTTTTCAGCTACTTTTTTAGAAAAAGCATTGGAAATGATGACTTTTTTAGTAATTATCTGGACAATTTCTCAACAGATAGCTATTGTTATCATTATTTATACAATTATTTGCAATTTTATTGGTGGTTACTTAAATCAAGAATTTATTAAAATTAATCAGGCAGAACTCGAATCTAAAGGCGATTATAGTTACGCTCTAACTCATGTGCGAAATCATGCTGAGTCTATAGCTTTTTATCAAGGCGAACAACAAGAATTAAATATAATTCAACGCCGATTCTTGAACTTAGTCAAAAATATTAAACGCAAAATTGGCTGGGAGAGAAATCAGGCAATTTTTAACAGAGGATATCGAGGTGCTATCGAACTTGGTATGCTTTTAGTACTCGCACCTTTATACATTAAAGGTGACATTGATTTTGGACAAGTTGGACAAGCCACTACAGCCAGCTATCAGTTTGCTGCCGCATTAGAAGAATTAATTCGTGAATTGGGTGTTTCTGGGCGATTTTCTAGTTACGTTGAGCGTTTATCTGAATTTTCAAATGCGCTACAAGAAGTCAGTAAACAGCCCGAAAATGTCAGCACTATTAAAACAATAGAAGAAAACCAATTTGCTTTTGAGAATGTCACTTTACAAACACCCAATTATGAACAAGTAATTGTCGAAAATTTGTCTGTTTCTGTTCAACCTGGAGAAGGGTTATTAATTGTTGGCCCTAGTGGTAGAGGTAAAAGTTCTTTACTAAGAGCGATCGCGGGTTTGTGGAATGCGGGAACTGGTCGTTTGGTGCGACCTCCCCTAGAAGAAGTCTTATTCTTACCCCAACGTCCTTATATCATTTTGGGAACTTTGCGCGAACAGTTACTCTACCCCAAAACTAATCATCAGATGACCGACGTAGAACTCAAAGCAATTTTGCGACAAGTAAACCTGCAAAATCTGCTAAATCGAGTTGAAGGCTTTGATACTGAAGTTCCTTGGGAAAACATATTATCGCTCGGAGAACAACAACGCCTAGCTTTCGCACGCTTATTAGTAACTCATCCAAGATTTACCATATTAGATGAAGCGACAAGTGCCTTGGATTTGAAAAACGAAGGCAGTTTATATCAACAATTAAAAGAGACGAAAACAACATTTATTAGTGTAGGGCATCGAGAGAGTTTATTTGATTATCATCAATGGGTTTTAGAACTCACAGATGAGTCTAACTGGCAACTTATGACTATCGAAGATTACCGAAATAAAAAAAATCTAGCCCATAACTCGCCAGAAAATACTCAAATTTCACCTAGTAATGAGTCTCAAAATAAATTAGATATTTTGAATCAAAAAGATACAAGTGAAGGACTTTCTCATAAAGAAATGAGCGAATTAACAAACTATTCCATTAACACTATTAGAAGTAAGGGTAGCAAAGGAGATTTCATCACTACTAAAGATGGCTTTACCTATCGATATGATAAAGATTCAAAAGTAATGAAATGGATAAGAGTTTAG
- a CDS encoding 2OG-Fe(II)-dependent halogenase WelO5 family protein — MLKTTQWRTLNDSEINFESFQALLRNEIPSIRISKFASVEECHKLYLAIEKVGFDFYRNVEPPIGRIGITQFEYRNRDKSGYFDAVRKASETYNKVTFLSFDPLKRLATILRQNLSNKVQAAYENEVYGYYFAGLIRQINIALLHIDFAGLDAPDWRIGNINSQLVWNVYIKAPSQGGICKVYNRQWQPEDEKYKIPGSYGYDSSLVANSEVKHNIPLTGDLVIFNSRNFHEVLPGIGERITISSFIGQMPGGDLVFWS, encoded by the coding sequence ATGCTGAAGACAACACAATGGCGAACATTAAATGATTCCGAAATTAATTTTGAAAGTTTTCAGGCTTTACTGAGAAATGAGATACCATCAATTCGGATCTCTAAATTTGCTTCAGTTGAAGAATGTCACAAACTATATTTAGCAATTGAAAAAGTTGGGTTCGACTTTTATAGAAATGTAGAGCCACCGATAGGAAGGATTGGAATTACGCAGTTTGAATATAGAAATAGGGATAAATCAGGATATTTTGATGCAGTTAGAAAAGCTAGTGAAACTTATAATAAAGTAACTTTTTTATCTTTTGATCCGCTAAAACGGTTAGCTACAATTTTGCGCCAAAATCTATCCAATAAAGTACAAGCTGCTTACGAAAATGAAGTCTATGGTTATTATTTTGCAGGATTGATCCGTCAGATTAATATTGCCTTGCTACACATAGACTTTGCAGGGTTAGATGCCCCAGATTGGAGAATAGGCAATATTAACTCACAGTTAGTATGGAATGTATATATAAAAGCACCCAGTCAAGGTGGTATTTGCAAAGTCTACAACCGCCAGTGGCAACCTGAAGATGAAAAATACAAAATCCCTGGTTCCTATGGTTACGATTCTTCTTTAGTAGCTAACTCAGAAGTAAAGCATAATATTCCACTCACGGGAGATTTAGTTATCTTCAACAGTCGTAATTTTCATGAAGTCTTACCAGGCATTGGAGAACGTATAACAATTAGCTCTTTTATTGGACAAATGCCGGGAGGCGATTTAGTTTTTTGGTCGTAA
- a CDS encoding alanine--tRNA ligase-related protein — MSTVLAYLEDTYKFTDKAHVEYIANDERGYYCVLDRTVFYPQGGGQPSDIGSIEAKGVQLPITFVSFVDGDVRHYGDFSSVSLEKGEEVTLYVDEARRIQNAKAHTAGHLMYTIVESLDKNLIAVKGYHFPDGSYVEFQGSPSFENTETFIAEVNTKISAALKEVSSIEASLITPEELAARWSNIPSNLPPGKPLRVVTIGNLHPTPCGGTHLKSINELKSVVVIKVKRQKGNLKISYKFD, encoded by the coding sequence ATGTCCACAGTACTTGCTTATCTTGAAGATACCTATAAATTTACTGATAAGGCTCACGTTGAGTATATTGCTAATGATGAGCGGGGTTATTATTGTGTACTCGATAGGACTGTATTTTATCCTCAGGGTGGGGGTCAGCCCTCAGATATAGGCTCTATTGAAGCAAAAGGAGTTCAACTTCCTATCACCTTCGTCAGTTTTGTAGATGGAGATGTTCGTCATTATGGAGATTTTTCATCTGTATCTTTAGAAAAAGGTGAAGAGGTAACTTTATATGTTGATGAAGCCCGTCGTATACAAAATGCTAAGGCTCATACGGCTGGACATCTTATGTATACTATAGTCGAATCCCTTGATAAAAATTTAATTGCTGTTAAAGGGTATCATTTTCCGGATGGTTCTTATGTAGAGTTTCAAGGAAGTCCTTCGTTTGAAAATACGGAAACATTTATAGCTGAAGTTAATACAAAAATTAGTGCAGCTTTAAAGGAAGTCAGCAGTATAGAAGCTTCACTGATTACGCCAGAAGAATTAGCAGCACGTTGGTCTAATATTCCTAGTAATTTACCTCCGGGAAAACCTTTAAGAGTAGTGACAATTGGCAATCTTCATCCTACTCCATGTGGTGGGACTCATTTAAAATCAATTAATGAACTCAAAAGTGTAGTAGTGATTAAAGTAAAACGTCAAAAAGGCAACCTTAAGATTAGTTATAAATTTGACTAA
- a CDS encoding DevA family ABC transporter ATP-binding protein, whose translation MNYPTPLSTVTVTNLNHAFGQGILRKPVLTDIDLAIYPSEIVILTGPSGSGKTTLLSLIGGLRSVQEGSLKIFKQELKGCNKTQLTQIRNQIGFIFQHHNLLKCLTAYGNVRMSLKLHPEIPKYEYRQRGVAILDAVGLGDRVDYYPEKLSGGQKQRVAIARVLVAQPKLVLADEPTSSLDSKTGRDVVDIIQRLAKEEGCSVLLVTHDARILDIADRIVHMEDGRLQSY comes from the coding sequence ATGAATTACCCTACTCCCTTATCTACCGTTACTGTCACCAACCTCAATCATGCTTTTGGACAAGGAATACTACGTAAACCAGTCTTAACAGATATAGATTTAGCAATTTATCCGAGTGAAATTGTCATTCTCACAGGGCCTTCTGGAAGCGGGAAAACAACATTATTATCATTAATTGGCGGCTTGCGTTCAGTACAAGAAGGAAGCTTAAAAATATTTAAACAGGAACTCAAGGGTTGTAACAAAACGCAATTAACACAAATACGTAACCAAATCGGCTTTATCTTCCAGCATCACAACTTACTCAAATGCTTGACTGCTTATGGTAACGTGCGGATGTCTTTGAAACTGCACCCAGAAATTCCTAAATATGAATATAGACAAAGGGGTGTAGCTATTTTAGACGCTGTAGGTTTAGGCGATCGCGTAGACTATTATCCTGAGAAATTATCCGGCGGACAAAAACAAAGAGTTGCTATCGCCCGTGTATTAGTTGCCCAACCTAAACTAGTATTAGCAGATGAACCCACCTCATCATTAGATAGTAAAACCGGGAGAGATGTAGTTGATATTATTCAGCGTCTTGCCAAAGAAGAGGGTTGTTCTGTACTTTTAGTAACTCACGATGCCCGAATTTTAGATATAGCCGATCGCATCGTTCACATGGAAGATGGGCGATTGCAAAGTTATTAG
- a CDS encoding Uma2 family endonuclease, translated as MSATTTQPLTLEDFLKLPETKPVNEYINGEIIPKPMPKGRHSRLQGKLCAAVNQVTEEAKIAYAFPELRCSFGDRSIVPDVAVFIWERIQFTADGQVADNFELPPDWTIEILSPEQKPNKVIGNILYCLQYGSRLGWFIDPEDTSILTFLPGQQPELIQGEHYLPVLPEIEINLTVNQVFSWLKMGI; from the coding sequence ATGAGTGCTACGACAACTCAACCTCTGACTCTAGAAGACTTTCTCAAGCTCCCAGAAACTAAACCAGTCAATGAATATATTAACGGAGAAATCATCCCTAAACCAATGCCAAAAGGCAGACACAGCCGCTTGCAAGGAAAACTTTGTGCAGCCGTAAATCAAGTTACGGAAGAGGCGAAGATAGCTTATGCGTTTCCTGAACTACGCTGTTCTTTTGGCGATCGCTCAATCGTACCAGATGTAGCTGTATTTATTTGGGAAAGGATACAATTTACAGCAGATGGACAAGTTGCAGATAACTTTGAACTCCCCCCAGACTGGACAATTGAGATACTTTCACCAGAACAAAAACCTAACAAAGTAATTGGCAATATTCTCTACTGTTTGCAATATGGTAGTCGTTTAGGATGGTTTATTGACCCTGAAGACACAAGTATCTTGACATTTTTACCAGGGCAACAACCAGAATTAATTCAAGGGGAACATTATTTACCCGTATTACCAGAAATAGAAATAAACCTCACAGTTAATCAAGTTTTTAGTTGGTTAAAAATGGGTATTTAA
- a CDS encoding type I restriction enzyme HsdR N-terminal domain-containing protein, which yields MTTSIAITEGITTLRQVEEKLGLTLSGDSQFFTEWMADLPALSEAEQARLEQVRQNYLYQISDGILLEETVKRVVLSPLLELAGFYQSPYRFKTEVSVEIAAQGDNEEILRGRIDVLVLQNRLWIVLIESKKTTFDLELAIPQTLAYMAVHPKPEQSLYGMITNGSSYLFVKTLGKQYGISDLFATRSQYLNNLSGVLKILKHLGTIITKS from the coding sequence ATGACCACAAGCATAGCCATTACAGAAGGAATTACCACGCTTCGCCAAGTTGAGGAGAAACTGGGCTTAACACTAAGTGGTGATAGCCAATTTTTTACAGAATGGATGGCGGATTTACCTGCATTAAGTGAAGCAGAACAGGCAAGATTAGAACAAGTCAGACAAAATTATTTGTATCAAATTTCAGATGGCATCCTGTTAGAAGAAACTGTCAAAAGGGTTGTATTGTCGCCATTACTTGAACTTGCAGGATTCTATCAATCACCCTACCGATTTAAAACCGAAGTTTCCGTTGAAATTGCAGCACAAGGAGATAATGAAGAGATTTTACGAGGAAGAATTGATGTTTTAGTTTTGCAAAATAGATTATGGATTGTGTTAATTGAATCAAAAAAGACGACATTTGATTTAGAATTAGCCATTCCTCAAACATTAGCTTACATGGCCGTTCATCCCAAACCAGAACAATCCCTGTATGGCATGATCACCAACGGTAGCAGCTATTTGTTTGTCAAAACCTTGGGTAAACAGTATGGTATTTCTGATCTATTTGCAACGCGATCGCAGTATCTCAACAATTTATCTGGAGTTTTAAAAATCCTCAAGCATTTAGGCACAATTATTACAAAATCATAG
- the devC gene encoding ABC transporter permease DevC, which produces MKYLLKNLYFEIPLAWAQLSHQKVRLAVATTGVCFANILMFTQLGLLAMLTEGTTKLHESLGGDLILVSSFSPSLQFRIAFPQAYLYQAASIDGVEAVAPVYISRANWVNPSQLSQPNNSQSRVRRRRGFFGNEVRVIAFNPTQTFVMKLPEVQQQLPKLTTPDAVLFDRLSQEDLGNIPQSLTKQKEVVTLMENQRTYAVGLFSMGSTINDKGNIIISDWNYALRNGQNSLKSARLGVVKLKKGANIQTVQAQLRQRLPQEVSVFTHEQLIQREQQFHESQPEGIILKFGTIVGFVVGVIILYQVLYSDVSDHLAEYATLKAMGYSDRALLLVILQEAVILGVMGFIPGFFASVGIYNLLVTLTRIPLVMKASVAIQVFLLTIIMCSISGAIATTKLRSADPADVF; this is translated from the coding sequence ATGAAATACCTCCTCAAAAACCTCTACTTCGAGATTCCCCTGGCTTGGGCGCAATTATCCCACCAAAAAGTTCGTCTGGCGGTAGCAACTACGGGTGTGTGCTTTGCCAATATTCTTATGTTTACTCAACTGGGACTGTTGGCGATGTTAACTGAAGGAACAACCAAACTGCATGAAAGCTTGGGCGGAGATTTAATCCTTGTCTCATCATTCAGCCCCAGTTTACAATTTCGGATTGCTTTTCCCCAGGCTTATCTTTATCAAGCAGCATCTATAGACGGTGTGGAAGCTGTCGCCCCAGTTTATATCAGTCGCGCCAATTGGGTAAATCCTAGCCAGTTATCTCAACCTAATAATTCTCAAAGCCGAGTCCGGCGCAGAAGGGGTTTTTTCGGTAATGAAGTCAGAGTGATTGCATTTAATCCCACCCAAACCTTTGTGATGAAATTACCAGAAGTTCAGCAGCAACTTCCTAAATTAACTACACCAGATGCAGTGCTTTTTGACCGCCTTTCTCAAGAAGATTTAGGAAACATACCACAATCACTGACTAAACAAAAAGAAGTAGTCACTCTCATGGAAAATCAACGCACTTATGCTGTCGGGCTGTTTAGCATGGGAAGTACTATCAACGATAAAGGTAACATCATTATAAGTGATTGGAACTATGCGTTGCGGAATGGGCAAAATAGCCTCAAATCTGCGAGATTGGGAGTTGTCAAGCTGAAAAAAGGCGCAAATATTCAGACAGTACAGGCGCAGTTACGTCAACGCCTTCCTCAAGAAGTCAGCGTTTTTACTCATGAACAATTAATTCAGCGCGAACAGCAGTTTCACGAATCACAACCAGAAGGAATTATCCTCAAATTCGGTACAATTGTCGGCTTTGTGGTGGGGGTAATTATTCTTTATCAAGTCCTCTATTCGGATGTGAGCGATCACTTGGCGGAATACGCCACCCTCAAAGCAATGGGTTATAGCGATCGCGCTCTGTTATTAGTCATCTTACAAGAGGCTGTCATCTTGGGCGTGATGGGATTTATCCCTGGCTTCTTCGCATCAGTCGGTATTTATAACTTACTAGTCACACTCACCCGTATCCCCTTAGTGATGAAGGCGAGTGTAGCCATTCAAGTCTTTCTGTTAACAATTATCATGTGTAGTATATCAGGTGCGATCGCTACTACTAAACTCCGTTCCGCCGACCCCGCCGATGTGTTTTAA
- a CDS encoding HlyD family efflux transporter periplasmic adaptor subunit has translation MVHPQQGVSTILRRCITSTAILGLINCTACSAMQAQDNSSDSPTLVETVTSSQVVALGRLIPEGDVIKISVVNAQDSRVNQILVKEGDFVRENQVIAILQGQNRVEQQLREAEANVAIKRSQLRKIQQGDFKQGEIVAQKAAIAELAARLRTQTKQRQATIAQAEATMRNAQIKYQRYQTLAAEGVIKSSELDDAQEQFDTAKAILAQNQAELDNTTSTLEALLNKENANLQRLKEVRPVDIEIAKAELQQAQIQVEQRKAELEDTQVRVPLAGQILRINTRVGEQVNTQEGIAELGQTKQMYAIAEVYETDIVKVKLGQPVTINSEYGGFSGEIKGKVAQIGLQIGKTRLNQDQNNPTNDVNARVVEVKIRINPEDSPKVAALTGMQVRVKIDVI, from the coding sequence ATGGTTCATCCCCAGCAAGGTGTGTCTACTATCCTGCGTCGATGTATTACTAGCACAGCAATTCTGGGCTTAATTAATTGTACAGCTTGTAGTGCTATGCAGGCACAAGATAATTCCTCTGACTCTCCTACACTAGTAGAAACTGTAACATCTTCTCAAGTAGTGGCTTTGGGTAGATTAATTCCAGAAGGCGATGTCATCAAAATTTCTGTGGTAAACGCCCAAGATAGCCGGGTGAACCAAATATTAGTTAAAGAAGGTGACTTTGTTAGAGAAAATCAAGTAATTGCCATTCTTCAAGGACAAAATAGAGTCGAACAGCAATTAAGAGAAGCCGAAGCTAACGTTGCGATTAAACGATCGCAATTACGCAAAATTCAACAAGGAGATTTTAAACAAGGAGAAATCGTAGCACAAAAAGCTGCGATCGCCGAATTAGCAGCTAGATTACGCACCCAAACCAAACAAAGACAAGCGACAATTGCTCAAGCCGAAGCTACAATGCGTAATGCTCAAATTAAATACCAGCGTTACCAAACCCTAGCAGCAGAGGGAGTCATCAAAAGTTCCGAACTTGATGATGCACAAGAACAATTCGATACAGCAAAAGCAATCCTTGCCCAAAATCAAGCCGAATTAGACAATACCACCTCCACCTTAGAAGCCCTATTAAATAAAGAAAACGCCAATCTCCAGCGCCTAAAAGAAGTGCGCCCAGTAGATATTGAGATAGCCAAAGCAGAATTACAACAAGCCCAAATACAAGTAGAACAACGCAAAGCCGAATTAGAAGATACACAAGTCAGAGTTCCCCTAGCTGGACAGATTTTACGTATTAATACCCGTGTCGGCGAACAGGTAAACACCCAAGAAGGTATCGCTGAACTAGGACAAACAAAACAAATGTATGCGATCGCTGAAGTCTACGAAACTGATATTGTCAAGGTAAAGCTAGGACAGCCAGTTACTATTAACAGCGAGTATGGCGGCTTTAGTGGTGAAATTAAGGGTAAAGTCGCACAAATTGGTTTGCAAATTGGCAAAACCCGTCTCAATCAAGACCAAAATAACCCCACTAACGATGTTAACGCCAGAGTAGTTGAAGTCAAAATCCGCATTAATCCCGAAGATAGCCCCAAGGTTGCTGCATTAACTGGGATGCAGGTGAGGGTGAAGATTGATGTTATTTAA
- a CDS encoding phytochelatin synthase family protein: MKKFIPATIIGILLSSSQVLAQTLTLSPNLIGFNSPEGESLLLTSRSREDFFPLSMQFVTQKNQAYCGVASSIMVLNILGINAPETPQYSPFRVFTQDNFFNNEKTKAIIAPEVVARQGMTLEELGGLIASYGVKVEIHHASDTSLEQFRKQAAENLKQEGNFIIVNYLRREIGQEKGGHISPLAAYNEQTDRFLIMDVSRYKYPPVWVKTADLWKAMNTVDSVAKKTRGFVFVSRI, translated from the coding sequence ATGAAAAAGTTTATCCCAGCAACAATTATTGGAATATTACTTTCGAGCAGTCAAGTTCTTGCTCAAACCCTTACACTCTCACCTAACCTCATTGGCTTTAATTCCCCAGAAGGAGAAAGTCTGTTACTCACAAGTCGTTCAAGAGAAGACTTTTTTCCCCTGAGTATGCAGTTTGTCACGCAAAAAAATCAAGCTTATTGTGGTGTAGCTAGTAGCATTATGGTATTGAATATTTTGGGTATAAACGCACCAGAAACACCCCAATATTCACCTTTTCGGGTATTTACTCAAGATAACTTTTTTAATAATGAAAAAACCAAAGCTATAATTGCACCGGAAGTAGTTGCACGCCAGGGAATGACTCTTGAGGAATTGGGAGGATTAATAGCTAGTTATGGTGTAAAAGTAGAAATTCATCATGCTAGCGATACTAGTTTAGAACAATTCAGAAAACAAGCAGCAGAAAATTTAAAGCAAGAAGGAAACTTCATTATAGTTAATTATTTACGTAGAGAAATTGGGCAAGAAAAAGGCGGACACATATCACCTTTAGCCGCATATAACGAACAGACAGATAGATTTTTAATTATGGATGTCTCTCGTTATAAATATCCACCCGTTTGGGTGAAGACAGCAGACTTATGGAAAGCTATGAATACAGTTGATTCAGTTGCAAAAAAAACTCGCGGTTTTGTATTTGTAAGTAGAATTTAA
- a CDS encoding glycine betaine ABC transporter substrate-binding protein gives MKRFIIFFLLAFTLVLAIASCNTNQITSSGDIIVASKDFTEQDILGEILAQQIEDTTNLKVARRPRLGGSFVCHSAILAGKIDAYIEYTGTAFTGILKQPVINNPKVVYEKLKQAYAQQFKLEVMPSLGFENTFAIIIRGEDARRYNIQTLTQAAQYTPKWRGGFGYEFLEREDGFPGLAKTYGLKFSKPPQIMDLGLIYRALIQKQVDMVAGNSTDGQISRLGLVVLKDDKQYFPPYEATPIIRQETLKKYPQLKTAIAQITGKISADEMRQLNYLVEGELQDIKEVVREFRKSKGLLKNS, from the coding sequence ATGAAAAGATTTATTATATTTTTTTTATTAGCTTTTACTTTGGTGTTGGCGATCGCTAGTTGCAATACCAATCAAATTACTAGTAGTGGTGATATTATTGTAGCTTCTAAAGATTTTACTGAACAAGATATTTTAGGTGAGATTTTAGCTCAACAAATTGAAGATACTACTAACTTAAAAGTAGCTCGTCGTCCTCGCTTGGGTGGCTCATTTGTGTGCCATAGTGCAATTCTGGCTGGCAAAATCGATGCTTATATTGAGTATACAGGTACAGCTTTTACGGGAATTTTAAAACAACCAGTAATCAATAACCCTAAAGTAGTTTATGAGAAACTAAAACAAGCTTATGCTCAACAATTTAAACTAGAAGTAATGCCTAGTTTGGGATTTGAAAACACCTTCGCTATTATTATCCGAGGTGAAGATGCTAGGCGCTACAATATTCAAACTCTCACACAAGCGGCTCAATATACGCCTAAATGGCGTGGCGGTTTCGGCTATGAATTTCTAGAACGAGAAGATGGTTTTCCAGGGTTAGCAAAAACTTATGGATTAAAGTTTAGTAAACCTCCCCAAATTATGGACTTGGGTTTAATATATAGGGCATTAATTCAAAAACAAGTCGATATGGTGGCTGGTAATTCCACAGATGGGCAAATCTCACGCCTGGGTTTAGTGGTGTTAAAAGATGATAAACAGTACTTTCCACCTTATGAAGCAACGCCAATTATTAGACAAGAAACCTTAAAAAAATATCCGCAATTAAAAACTGCGATCGCTCAAATAACAGGTAAGATTTCTGCTGACGAAATGCGTCAGTTAAATTACCTAGTTGAAGGCGAATTGCAAGATATCAAAGAAGTAGTGCGCGAGTTCCGCAAATCCAAAGGACTCCTCAAAAATTCTTAG
- a CDS encoding ABC transporter permease has translation MKDFFLIKYAPEILQHTLEHLFLVGVAIAIAIIIGIPLGILITRQKQLRQPILGIANILQTIPSLALFGLLIPVPIIGGIGVVPAIVALTLYSLLPIIRNTYTGITGVDPAIREAGWGMGMTDRQLLLQVEIPLAIGVILAGVRVATVISIGIATIAAAIGAGGLGVFIFRGIAVVNNQLILAGAVPAAVIALLADFFIGWLERKLKVNS, from the coding sequence ATGAAAGATTTTTTCTTAATTAAGTATGCCCCAGAAATTTTACAGCACACCCTGGAGCATTTATTTTTGGTAGGTGTGGCGATCGCGATCGCTATAATTATCGGTATCCCTTTAGGAATTTTAATCACCCGTCAAAAACAACTGCGTCAACCAATCTTAGGCATAGCAAATATTCTCCAAACTATTCCCAGTTTGGCATTATTTGGTTTACTTATTCCTGTGCCTATCATTGGTGGTATTGGTGTTGTTCCTGCAATTGTTGCTCTCACTTTGTATTCCTTATTACCTATAATTCGCAATACTTACACGGGGATAACTGGTGTAGATCCGGCAATTAGGGAAGCTGGGTGGGGAATGGGCATGACTGACAGACAATTGTTATTACAAGTAGAAATCCCCTTAGCAATAGGGGTAATTTTGGCTGGGGTAAGAGTGGCGACAGTTATATCTATAGGCATTGCAACTATTGCAGCTGCAATTGGTGCTGGTGGTTTAGGGGTGTTTATTTTTCGGGGAATTGCTGTGGTTAATAATCAATTAATTTTAGCTGGGGCTGTGCCTGCGGCGGTAATTGCTTTATTAGCTGATTTTTTCATTGGGTGGTTGGAGAGGAAGTTAAAGGTTAATTCGTAA